A genomic segment from Necator americanus strain Aroian chromosome III, whole genome shotgun sequence encodes:
- a CDS encoding hypothetical protein (NECATOR_CHRIII.G12617.T1) codes for MIRGIVLVAYLFTQFLLASAFKYEDIPEDYRELIPQEAKDFMMNLSDADKTTLKEVFKGGPYKNEEEAIAELKKKSTELGERAEKFHAAIKAKVTALGPEAKTFAEKSIDIGRKLRARYYTDNKPTGEELKEKTAEVLKMYKSLSEDGKADFQKQFPILTKVFTSEKLAKFVGVEN; via the exons ATGATCCGTGGAATCGTCCTCGTTGCTTACTTGTTCACCCAATTTTTGCTTGCTTCTGCATTCAAATATGAGGATATTCCGGAAGACTATAGAG AACTCATCCCCCAGGAAGCAAAAGATTTTATGATGAACCTTTCTGATGCCGATAAGACTACATTGAAGGAAGTCTTCAAGGGTGGACCGTACAAGAACGAAGAAGAG GCTATTGCTGAGCTCAAAAAGAAGTCAACAGAACTTGGTGAGAGGGCGGAAAAGTTTCACGCTGCGATAAAAGCTAAAGTTACAGCTCTAGGACCTGAGGCGAAAACCTTCGCAGAAAAG TCTATCGATATTGGACGTAAACTTCGAGCACGGTACTATACTGACAATAAGCCAACAGGGGAggaattgaaggaaaaaaccgctgaagttttgaaaatgtacaaatCTTTATCCGAGGATGGTAAGGCCGATTTCCAGAAGCAGTTCCCAATTCTCACCAAAGTGTTCACAA GTGAGAAATTAGCAAAATTCGTTGGTGTCGAAAACTAG
- a CDS encoding hypothetical protein (NECATOR_CHRIII.G12619.T1) codes for MRLVFRPLLNSKKRNKERKPRNFTVWRKLQFSDLWRKRWQKRFRAPQSEEFYQILVLFLSQSIGIGRKRRAQYYIDDKPTRDELKTKVGEVLKMCKALSKDGKNPEAISVSQQFLAV; via the coding sequence ATGAGATTGGTGTTCAGACCATTactgaactcaaaaaaaaggaataaggaGCGAAAGCCGAGAAACTTCACAGTATGGAGAAAGTTGCAGTTCTCGGACCTATGGCGAAAACGTTGGCAGAAAAGATTTAGAGCTCCGCAATCAGAAGAGTTTTACCAAATTCttgtactttttctttcacagtCTATTGGTATTGGACGTAAACGTCGAGCACAGTACTACATTGATGATAAGCCTACCAGGGATGAACTGAAGACAAAAGTCGGGGAGGTCTTAAAAATGTGCAAAGCTCTATCCAAAGATGGTAAGAATCCAGAAGCAATTTCCGTTTCTCAGCAGTTTTTAGCAGTGTAA
- a CDS encoding hypothetical protein (NECATOR_CHRIII.G12617.T2): MMTALVFSLAQFVHIAQHFGDRQHPLRLEMIRGIVLVAYLFTQFLLASAFKYEDIPEDYRELIPQEAKDFMMNLSDADKTTLKEVFKGGPYKNEEEAIAELKKKSTELGERAEKFHAAIKAKVTALGPEAKTFAEKSIDIGRKLRARYYTDNKPTGEELKEKTAEVLKMYKSLSEDGKADFQKQFPILTKVFTSEKLAKFVGVEN; the protein is encoded by the exons ATGATGACAGCCTTAGTCTTTTCTCTAG CACAGTTCGTTCACATCGCACAACATTTTGGTGACCGTCAACATCCTCTCCGACTGG AAATGATCCGTGGAATCGTCCTCGTTGCTTACTTGTTCACCCAATTTTTGCTTGCTTCTGCATTCAAATATGAGGATATTCCGGAAGACTATAGAG AACTCATCCCCCAGGAAGCAAAAGATTTTATGATGAACCTTTCTGATGCCGATAAGACTACATTGAAGGAAGTCTTCAAGGGTGGACCGTACAAGAACGAAGAAGAG GCTATTGCTGAGCTCAAAAAGAAGTCAACAGAACTTGGTGAGAGGGCGGAAAAGTTTCACGCTGCGATAAAAGCTAAAGTTACAGCTCTAGGACCTGAGGCGAAAACCTTCGCAGAAAAG TCTATCGATATTGGACGTAAACTTCGAGCACGGTACTATACTGACAATAAGCCAACAGGGGAggaattgaaggaaaaaaccgctgaagttttgaaaatgtacaaatCTTTATCCGAGGATGGTAAGGCCGATTTCCAGAAGCAGTTCCCAATTCTCACCAAAGTGTTCACAA GTGAGAAATTAGCAAAATTCGTTGGTGTCGAAAACTAG
- a CDS encoding hypothetical protein (NECATOR_CHRIII.G12616.T1) has product MRKVVIASFFVLLTTFASAFNVTDIPQEYRDLIPKEVLDFIASLTESDKSALKEIYEKFATYKSENEVTEALNKKSPGLAEKLQKFQDSIRVKLDALGAEAKTFAKEIFANARDIREEYFAGSRPSREQLMERTLNTINKYQAMSDAGKADFQRQFPIFAKVFSNEKLAKFLENEKLGKGVGAKSLMNHEVS; this is encoded by the exons ATGAGGAAAGTCGTCATCGCTTCCTTTTTTGTGCTGCTTACAACCTTTGCTTCTGCGTTCAATGTTACCGATATTCCGCAAGAGTACAGAG ATCTAATCCCGAAAGAAGTCCTCGATTTCATAGCTAGCCTTACGGAGTCGGACAAATCAGCACTGAAGGAAATTTACGAGAAATTTGCCACCTATAAGAGCGAAAATGAG GTAACGGAAGCACTCAACAAAAAATCACCGGGTCTTGCCGAGAAACTCCAGAAGTTCCAAGATTCGATCAGGGTTAAGTTGGACGCACTCGGAGCTGAAGCGAAAACTTTCGCTAAAGAG ATATTCGCAAATGCTCGAGATATTCGAGAAGAGTATTTTGCTGGCAGCAGACCTAGCCGTGAACAACTGATGGAGAGAACCCTGAACACAATCAATAAGTACCAAGCTATGTCCGATGCTGGAAAAGCAGATTTTCAAAGACAATTCCCGATATTCGCTAAAGTCTTTTCAA ACGAGAAATTAGCAAAATTTCTCGAGAATGAGAAACTCGGCAAAGGCGTGGGTGCAAAGTCGTTGATGAACCATGAAGTATCGTAG
- a CDS encoding hypothetical protein (NECATOR_CHRIII.G12618.T1), with amino-acid sequence MPISNRYPTGDGAARQARHLSRRSNVVDGPEKIPFCPPYISDNKSRAVRKCLRKAGLENDVRVVEIPPAHLCTTPSYVVCPSEREGDCMVSGVMYHTTCRLCGDDYIEETRRPLCIRVKEHSDGVAKSKLSSPLGAHRRICHPNSEVEVEVRILSYESEIIARRTLEAFWITAKSPKMNKKDECIAITNELSPYQGLCGF; translated from the coding sequence ATGCCTATATCCAATAGGTACCCAACTGGAGATGGCGCTGCTCGACAAGCACGACATCTCTCTAgaagatccaacgtagtggacGGCCCAGAAAAAATCCCGTTCTGTCCACCTTACATATCTGATAATAAGAGCAGAGCTGTACGGAaatgtctacgaaaagcgggtctagagaatgacgtgagggttgtggaaatacctccagcgcacctctgcacaactcccagctacGTGGTTTGCCCTTCTGAGAGAGAAGGTGATTGCATGGTGTCAGGAGTGATGTATCATActacgtgcaggttgtgcggtgacgattatatagagGAAACGAGACGTccactgtgtattagggtAAAGGAGCATTCAGATGGAGTtgcaaaatctaaactctccagcccactcggagcacaccgtagaatatgtcatccaaattccgaagtagaggtagaagttcgtatactatcctacgagtccgaaatcatagcacgcagaacgctagaggccttttggataaccgccaaaagtccaaaaatgaacaagaaggatgagtgcattgcgatcacaaacgaactatccccatatcaaggcctatgcgggttttga
- a CDS encoding hypothetical protein (NECATOR_CHRIII.G12620.T1), whose product MIRQIALIVLLFTQFLLVPAFKYEDIPADYRDLMPPEARDFLQNLSDGDKTVLKEVFKAGPYKDTEESIAALKKKSPELGAKVEKLHAMVKSKIAALGPEAKGFAEKSIEIARGIKARYYTGNEPTKDDLKASVKEVLKLYKAMSDAGKADFGKQFPFLAKVFESGKAAKFAGEN is encoded by the exons ATGATCCGTCAAATCGCTCtcattgttttgttgttcACTCAATTTTTGCTCGTTCCTGCATTCAAATATGAGGATATTCCGGCAGACTATAGAG ACCTCATGCCACCGGAAGCAAGAGACTTTCTGCAGAACCTTTCTGATGGCGACAAGACTGTTCTGAAGGAAGTCTTCAAGGCTGGGCCGTACAAAGACACTGAAGAG TCTATTGCTGCGCTTAAAAAGAAGTCACCGGAACTTGGAGCGAAAGTCGAGAAGCTTCACGCTATggtaaaaagcaaaattgcAGCACTTGGACCTGAGGCGAAAGGTTTCGCAGAAAAG TCTATCGAAATTGCACGTGGCATTAAAGCGCGCTACTACACTGGCAATGAGCCAACCAAGGATGATCTGAAGGCAAGCGTCAAGGAGGTTTTGAAGTTGTACAAAGCTATGTCCGATGCTGGAAAGGCCGATTTCGGGAAGCAGTTTCCATTTCTCGCCAAAGTTTTCGAAA GCGGCAAGGCGGCAAAATTCGCTGGTGAAAACTAG